A stretch of the Dechloromonas sp. TW-R-39-2 genome encodes the following:
- the dprA gene encoding DNA-processing protein DprA: MKNTEGLAAWLRLTLIPGIGGETQRKLLAAFGLPEAIFAAGRLAVRAVIGQRADLLFDFDPSEQVDRSIAWASEANQHILTLADPAYPATLLEIADPPNVIYIRGNPALLAKPGLAMVGSRNATPQGMQTAESFARTLAGKGLTIISGLALGIDAAAHRGALAADGQTVAVIGTGADRLYPARNKELALAIADKGAIISEFPLGTPAMAANFPRRNRIISGLSRGVLVVEAAPESGSLITARLAGEQGREVFAIPGSIHSPVARGCHKLIKQGAKLVETAQDVFEELGNMAQPEPLPELMIDQDSPLLAALGHDPCSLDELGARTGLPTDQLLTALLTLELTGQLATLPGNRYQRMN, translated from the coding sequence GTGAAAAACACTGAAGGCCTAGCCGCCTGGTTGCGGCTGACCTTGATCCCCGGCATTGGCGGCGAGACGCAACGAAAGCTTCTCGCCGCTTTCGGTTTACCCGAAGCCATTTTTGCGGCCGGCCGGCTGGCAGTCCGTGCGGTCATCGGTCAGCGCGCAGACCTTCTTTTCGATTTTGACCCTTCAGAACAGGTCGACCGCAGCATTGCCTGGGCCAGCGAAGCGAACCAGCACATCCTGACATTGGCCGACCCGGCTTATCCGGCCACACTGCTTGAAATTGCCGACCCACCCAACGTCATCTACATCCGCGGCAATCCGGCATTACTCGCCAAACCGGGTCTGGCCATGGTCGGCAGCCGCAATGCCACGCCACAAGGCATGCAGACGGCCGAAAGCTTTGCCCGCACACTGGCGGGGAAAGGCTTGACCATCATCAGCGGACTGGCGCTTGGCATCGATGCGGCGGCACATCGTGGCGCCCTTGCGGCCGACGGCCAAACAGTTGCGGTTATCGGAACCGGGGCCGACCGGCTCTACCCGGCCCGCAACAAGGAACTGGCTCTCGCCATTGCCGACAAAGGCGCGATCATCTCCGAGTTCCCGCTGGGAACGCCCGCAATGGCCGCCAATTTCCCACGCCGGAACCGGATTATCTCGGGCCTGTCGCGAGGTGTGCTGGTTGTCGAGGCAGCACCGGAAAGTGGCTCCCTGATTACCGCCCGACTGGCCGGGGAGCAAGGCCGTGAAGTATTCGCCATTCCTGGCTCGATCCACTCGCCCGTTGCGCGCGGTTGCCACAAGTTGATCAAGCAGGGGGCCAAGCTGGTTGAGACGGCGCAGGATGTCTTCGAAGAACTGGGCAATATGGCGCAGCCGGAGCCGCTTCCCGAACTGATGATTGATCAGGATTCACCGCTCCTTGCAGCGCTTGGACATGATCCATGCAGCCTCGACGAACTCGGTGCCCGGACCGGTCTCCCGACCGATCAATTGCTCACCGCGCTACTGACGCTGGAGCTGACGGGACAACTGGCCACCCTGCCCGGCAATCGCTACCAGCGCATGAACTAA
- a CDS encoding LysM peptidoglycan-binding domain-containing protein, giving the protein MVRIISALILAVTAVCASAAEPLTLVDNPPDRHIVVPGDTLWGISGKFLKQPWRWPDIWQMNKAEVKNPHRIYPGDIIMLDMSSGSPRLKIGKPLNLKAQPKVYSEAVQQIIPSIPSNVIEPFISQPLIIEPGETESPIRIVATQEDRMFLGNGDVAFVTGIPDASVEKWNVFRTGKPLKDPDTGEVIAHEAYFLGNARLVQPGEPAVMRVTLAKQEIGRGDRLLPAPLPDIIAYVPHRPENDVSAKIMSIYGGVSEAGAGSVVTLNRGKNDSLEVGHVLALFRKRVSVGLDDNGRRVRTPIPEERYALAFIFRVFDRVAYALVVESSKAVMIGDAAKNP; this is encoded by the coding sequence ATGGTTCGCATTATATCCGCGCTCATTCTGGCTGTGACGGCCGTCTGCGCATCTGCTGCCGAACCACTCACCCTGGTCGACAACCCGCCCGACCGCCATATCGTTGTCCCCGGCGACACACTCTGGGGAATTTCCGGCAAATTCCTCAAACAGCCCTGGCGCTGGCCCGATATCTGGCAAATGAACAAGGCCGAGGTCAAGAATCCGCACCGCATTTACCCCGGCGACATCATCATGCTCGACATGTCGAGCGGCAGTCCGCGGCTGAAAATCGGCAAACCGCTCAACCTCAAGGCTCAGCCCAAGGTTTATAGCGAAGCGGTTCAGCAGATCATCCCCAGCATTCCCTCGAATGTCATCGAACCTTTCATCTCCCAACCGCTGATCATTGAGCCGGGAGAAACCGAAAGCCCGATCCGTATCGTTGCCACGCAGGAAGACAGAATGTTCCTGGGCAATGGCGATGTTGCATTTGTGACCGGCATTCCGGACGCCAGCGTCGAAAAATGGAATGTCTTCCGCACCGGCAAACCCCTGAAGGATCCGGATACCGGCGAAGTCATCGCCCACGAAGCCTATTTCCTCGGCAATGCCCGCCTGGTTCAACCCGGAGAACCTGCGGTCATGCGCGTCACACTGGCCAAACAGGAAATCGGCCGTGGCGACCGCTTGTTGCCGGCGCCGCTCCCGGACATCATTGCCTACGTCCCGCATCGGCCGGAAAACGACGTCTCTGCAAAAATCATGTCGATTTACGGTGGCGTCAGCGAAGCGGGTGCCGGATCAGTCGTAACGCTCAATCGCGGCAAGAATGATTCGCTTGAAGTCGGGCATGTCCTCGCCCTCTTCCGCAAGCGTGTGTCTGTCGGCCTGGACGACAACGGCCGCCGTGTCCGCACACCGATTCCCGAAGAACGCTACGCACTGGCCTTCATCTTCCGGGTATTCGACCGGGTCGCCTACGCGCTTGTTGTCGAATCGTCGAAGGCCGTGATGATCGGTGACGCTGCCAAAAATCCGTGA
- the def gene encoding peptide deformylase yields MALLPILRFPDARLKKVAVPIATIDGSIRKLAADMAETMYEAPGIGLAATQVDVHKQLVVIDISEEKNDLLVLVNPRIAASDGGQTGEEGCLSVPGIYEKVERAEHVTVDYLDLDGKKCSLKADGLLAVCIQHELDHLNGKVFVDHLSQLKQTRIKGKLAKQARVTA; encoded by the coding sequence ATGGCACTTCTACCCATTTTGCGTTTCCCCGATGCCCGTCTGAAAAAAGTCGCGGTTCCCATTGCCACCATTGATGGCAGCATCCGAAAACTGGCTGCCGACATGGCTGAAACCATGTACGAAGCGCCCGGTATCGGCTTGGCCGCAACCCAGGTCGATGTACACAAGCAATTGGTTGTGATCGATATTTCGGAAGAGAAAAACGATCTGCTGGTTCTGGTCAATCCGCGTATCGCCGCAAGCGATGGCGGTCAGACGGGTGAGGAGGGCTGTCTTTCCGTCCCCGGTATCTATGAAAAGGTCGAACGGGCCGAGCATGTCACCGTCGATTATCTCGATCTCGATGGCAAGAAATGTTCGTTGAAAGCCGATGGCTTGCTGGCTGTCTGTATTCAGCATGAACTGGATCATCTCAACGGCAAGGTGTTTGTCGATCACCTTTCGCAACTCAAGCAGACGCGCATCAAAGGCAAGCTGGCCAAACAGGCGCGGGTAACGGCATGA
- the fmt gene encoding methionyl-tRNA formyltransferase, with product MKLIFAGTPEFAAQALAAIIAAGHEVALVLTQPDRPAGRGMNLQPSPVKKLAVEHGIEVFQPLTLKDPVAQQKIADIEAEVMVVAAYGLILPQSVLDLPRHGCINIHASLLPRWRGAAPIQRALLAGDAETGVCIMQMEAGLDTGPVLLRGAFAVEPTDTTVSLHDRLADLGAKLVVEALGRLPLPAEPQPAEGVTYAHKIEKAEALIDWSRDAVELDRHIRAFNPFPGAQAVFGGQTVKLWQAAPVAGSGEIGQILSVDRSTIVVACGKGALAVSELQKAGGKRLPVQQFLAGHPLKVGDRFDLPA from the coding sequence ATGAAGCTGATTTTTGCCGGAACACCGGAGTTTGCTGCGCAGGCCCTGGCGGCCATTATTGCGGCCGGACATGAGGTGGCGCTCGTCTTGACCCAGCCGGACCGTCCGGCTGGCCGGGGAATGAACCTGCAACCTTCGCCGGTCAAGAAATTGGCGGTGGAACACGGCATCGAGGTTTTTCAGCCGCTCACGCTGAAAGATCCGGTTGCCCAGCAAAAAATCGCCGACATTGAAGCCGAAGTCATGGTTGTTGCCGCATACGGCTTGATTCTGCCGCAGTCGGTACTCGATTTGCCGCGCCATGGCTGCATCAACATTCATGCCTCCTTGCTGCCGCGCTGGCGCGGAGCTGCGCCGATCCAGCGGGCATTGCTGGCCGGCGACGCCGAAACCGGTGTCTGCATCATGCAGATGGAGGCCGGGCTGGATACCGGGCCGGTGTTGTTGCGTGGTGCTTTTGCGGTCGAACCGACCGATACCACGGTTTCATTGCACGACCGACTGGCTGATCTCGGGGCAAAACTGGTGGTCGAGGCATTGGGCCGCCTGCCTTTGCCTGCCGAGCCACAGCCTGCTGAAGGGGTGACTTATGCTCACAAGATTGAAAAGGCCGAAGCCCTGATTGACTGGTCGAGAGACGCTGTTGAGCTGGACCGGCACATTCGTGCCTTCAACCCATTTCCAGGTGCGCAAGCCGTCTTCGGCGGACAGACGGTCAAACTCTGGCAGGCGGCACCGGTCGCCGGCAGTGGTGAAATCGGCCAAATCCTGAGTGTCGACCGCAGCACCATCGTGGTTGCCTGCGGCAAAGGGGCTTTGGCGGTCTCGGAATTGCAAAAAGCAGGTGGCAAGCGCTTGCCGGTCCAGCAATTCCTGGCCGGGCATCCACTCAAAGTGGGCGACCGTTTCGACCTGCCTGCCTGA
- the speD gene encoding adenosylmethionine decarboxylase produces the protein MNGLHLIADLHQCRCAPEFLLDAPGLETFCVDACTRHGLSVVGRFFHPFRDQQGNPAGVTGTVVLAESHLAIHTWPEINSVTLDVYVCNFSGDNSERAHALFSQVIDAFKPTHSEKKEVARGHLG, from the coding sequence ATGAATGGTTTGCACCTGATCGCCGACCTGCACCAGTGTCGCTGCGCCCCCGAGTTTCTGCTCGATGCCCCCGGACTCGAAACATTCTGTGTCGACGCCTGCACTCGCCACGGGCTCAGCGTCGTCGGCCGGTTTTTTCACCCGTTTCGCGATCAACAAGGCAATCCGGCCGGCGTAACCGGCACCGTCGTGCTGGCTGAATCACATCTGGCCATCCACACCTGGCCCGAGATCAACAGCGTGACCCTGGATGTTTATGTCTGCAACTTCAGCGGAGACAACAGCGAACGGGCACATGCCCTGTTCAGCCAAGTGATCGATGCGTTCAAACCAACGCACAGCGAAAAAAAAGAGGTGGCACGCGGCCACCTCGGTTGA
- a CDS encoding S1/P1 nuclease: MPKHLLILVFLLISPLAEAWNGAGHRLSALIAWQQMSEKTQGAVSEALARHPDHSRWAEKAGTSEAAAIFAEASTWPDAIRNDPRFYDEGRQSATPAIPGLPDNARHKHWHYVDLDKNGQRTEGEIDHQIDRLTQLLRSTAKAEQISHALPWLMHLVGDIHQPLHVGHHDDEGGTKTEIENPLNRRQPFSSLHAYWDELPGPSSLRGKRLEKFAGRLLETYPAPSQGNTLLWRDESHRLLGSAYPPNGSLLPAITESFDEQSRHIANRRITEAGYRLGRLLERIFAARVSRETP, from the coding sequence ATGCCGAAACACCTGCTTATCCTCGTCTTTTTACTGATCAGCCCACTAGCCGAAGCCTGGAACGGGGCTGGCCACCGTTTGAGCGCCTTGATTGCCTGGCAACAGATGTCGGAAAAAACCCAAGGCGCGGTGAGTGAGGCGCTGGCCAGGCATCCCGACCATTCACGCTGGGCAGAAAAAGCCGGCACATCCGAAGCTGCCGCGATTTTTGCCGAAGCATCGACCTGGCCCGACGCTATCCGCAACGATCCGCGTTTCTACGACGAGGGCCGGCAATCCGCCACGCCGGCAATTCCCGGTCTGCCCGACAATGCACGCCACAAGCATTGGCACTACGTTGATCTGGATAAAAATGGCCAGCGGACCGAAGGTGAAATCGACCATCAAATCGACCGGCTCACCCAATTGCTGCGGTCGACCGCGAAAGCAGAGCAAATTAGCCATGCCCTGCCCTGGCTGATGCATCTGGTTGGCGACATTCACCAACCGCTCCACGTCGGCCATCACGATGACGAGGGCGGCACAAAGACGGAAATTGAAAACCCGCTCAACAGGCGCCAACCCTTTTCCTCCCTGCATGCCTACTGGGATGAGCTGCCCGGCCCTTCGTCATTGCGCGGGAAACGTCTTGAAAAATTTGCCGGCCGGCTGCTGGAAACATACCCCGCACCGAGCCAGGGAAACACGCTGCTCTGGCGCGATGAAAGCCATCGCCTGCTGGGCAGCGCTTACCCGCCAAACGGCAGCCTCTTGCCGGCCATTACGGAAAGTTTTGACGAACAAAGCCGGCACATCGCCAATCGCCGGATCACCGAAGCAGGTTATCGGCTTGGTCGCTTGCTGGAACGCATCTTTGCCGCACGGGTTTCACGTGAAACCCCCTAG
- the rsmB gene encoding 16S rRNA (cytosine(967)-C(5))-methyltransferase RsmB, with translation MSTLPLNSLAFALLSAARIDAAVFAGQSLADGLLTRVDPAARPAVQDLVYGSLRSYGRGDFFLARLLSKPLEVPEVRALLLVAFYRLETRPDAAHTVVDQAVVAAGELVEGRFKGLVNGVLRNFLRQQEALLAELSQNELALSQHPDWWLAELQAAYPDEWKNIVAAGNSAPPMALRVNLRRSGRDEYQARLTAEGIVSQAVGEAGLALAKPLPVERLPGFADGLFSVQDPGAQRAASLLSPVPGSRVLDACAAPGGKTAHLLEQAELDLLALDLKASRCRRIEENLARLGLSATIQVADCIKLDTWWNNELFDAVLADVPCTASGVVRRNPDAKWLRREADIASFAATQSRILDVLWRVVRPGGKLLYVTCSVFPAENKGQIGRFLSRQPKARCRHEEQLLPTAEHDGFYYCLLEKID, from the coding sequence ATGTCTACATTGCCGCTTAATTCCCTCGCTTTTGCGCTGCTCAGCGCTGCGCGCATCGATGCCGCCGTCTTTGCCGGCCAGAGCCTGGCCGATGGCCTGCTCACCCGGGTTGATCCGGCGGCTCGGCCAGCTGTTCAGGATCTGGTTTATGGCAGTTTGCGCAGCTATGGCAGGGGTGATTTTTTTCTCGCCCGTTTGCTGAGCAAGCCACTCGAAGTGCCGGAAGTGCGGGCTTTGCTGCTGGTCGCCTTTTATCGCCTGGAAACCCGCCCGGATGCAGCGCACACCGTTGTCGACCAAGCGGTTGTTGCGGCGGGTGAACTGGTTGAAGGCCGTTTCAAGGGGCTGGTCAATGGCGTGTTGCGCAACTTTTTGCGGCAGCAGGAAGCGCTGCTTGCCGAATTGTCGCAGAACGAACTGGCACTTTCACAGCATCCGGATTGGTGGTTGGCCGAATTGCAGGCAGCCTATCCGGATGAATGGAAAAATATTGTCGCAGCTGGCAACTCAGCGCCGCCAATGGCTTTGCGCGTCAATCTCCGGCGCTCCGGGCGAGATGAATATCAGGCACGTTTGACGGCGGAAGGCATTGTTTCGCAAGCTGTTGGTGAGGCTGGCTTGGCGCTTGCCAAACCCTTGCCGGTCGAGCGTTTGCCGGGCTTTGCCGATGGCTTGTTTTCGGTCCAGGACCCTGGCGCCCAGAGGGCGGCAAGCCTGCTTTCACCAGTGCCGGGCAGTCGTGTGCTTGATGCCTGTGCCGCGCCCGGGGGCAAGACGGCACATCTGCTCGAACAGGCTGAACTCGATTTGCTGGCGCTGGACCTGAAAGCGTCGCGTTGCCGGCGCATCGAGGAAAATCTGGCCCGTCTTGGCTTGTCCGCCACGATCCAGGTGGCTGATTGCATCAAGTTGGATACCTGGTGGAACAACGAATTGTTCGATGCTGTACTGGCTGACGTACCTTGTACGGCCAGCGGCGTCGTGCGACGCAATCCGGATGCCAAGTGGCTGCGTCGTGAAGCCGACATCGCCAGCTTTGCTGCGACCCAGTCGCGCATCCTCGACGTCCTGTGGCGGGTTGTTCGACCGGGGGGTAAATTACTGTACGTCACCTGCTCGGTCTTTCCTGCCGAAAACAAGGGTCAGATCGGACGTTTCCTGAGCCGTCAGCCCAAGGCTCGTTGCCGACACGAGGAGCAGCTGTTGCCGACTGCTGAACATGATGGTTTTTATTACTGCCTGCTCGAAAAAATTGACTGA
- a CDS encoding DUF4390 domain-containing protein, with protein MTEQLRRWLFLLVFVPFLAWTAEVEISSPQLAAGDDGYSLSADFAFDLNNRLEEAVTKGVVLHFVVDFELSRGRWYWLDEKLVSRSQTYRLSYHALTRQYRLSTGGLHQSFSSLSDALRVLSRLRNWLVIERNDIRTLRAGDPYLAELRLRLDITQLPRPFQISALGNKEWSLNSDWKTWQLVLPSLPAVEAK; from the coding sequence TTGACTGAGCAATTGCGCCGCTGGCTGTTTCTTCTGGTTTTCGTGCCTTTTCTGGCGTGGACCGCAGAAGTCGAGATCAGCAGCCCGCAACTTGCTGCAGGCGATGACGGCTATTCGTTATCGGCAGATTTTGCTTTCGATCTGAACAATCGCCTCGAAGAAGCGGTGACCAAGGGGGTTGTTCTCCATTTTGTCGTCGATTTCGAGCTTTCACGGGGCCGCTGGTACTGGCTCGACGAAAAGCTGGTCAGCCGCAGCCAGACTTACCGACTTTCCTACCATGCGCTGACCCGCCAATATCGTTTGTCTACCGGCGGCTTGCACCAGTCGTTTTCCAGCCTGTCGGATGCCTTGCGTGTCTTGTCGCGACTGCGCAACTGGCTGGTCATCGAACGCAATGACATCCGCACCCTGCGGGCCGGCGACCCTTATTTGGCCGAGCTGCGCTTGCGTCTCGACATTACCCAACTACCCCGTCCTTTCCAGATCAGCGCCTTGGGCAACAAGGAATGGAGCCTGAATTCGGACTGGAAAACCTGGCAGCTGGTACTACCGTCATTGCCTGCGGTGGAGGCCAAGTGA
- a CDS encoding ATP-binding protein, with protein sequence MKRLLAAGGAFAAALGGIVWFLLLMSTAADTVIFSRNYPLLIGLNIVLALAMLGLVGWQLRSLWRDYRAQVFGARLKLRLMLMFGVIAVLPGALVYGVSVQFVTRSIESWFDVRVEKALESGLHLGRSALDSLLADLADKGRSMALELSDLQESSRRSALLRLREEKGVQSAALFSVGGQLLSSATSELSSLLPDLPSQAQLKQARSSRAVATVEGDGGKLYLRVLVPVAARDVFEEPRILQLTHSVPPSLAQDADAVQGVYRDYQELQLAREGLTRIYALTLTLTVLVALFGAFALAYVMARRLAAPLYILAEGTQAVAQGDFSPRQAIYSGDELGILTQSFNQMTRQLDEARRETERHRAELESARGYLESILANLSAGVLVFDRHFVLRTVNEGALTILNDDFVGLIGEEVAQWPRQSVMGEFIRQHFSATEEIEWQAQVELERPNGMPQVLLLRGSRLPDASGGGDVVVFDDVTRIIAAQRSAAWGEVARRLAHEIKNPLTPIQLSAERLQFKLADKLINGDADMLARGTQTIINQVQAMKRMVDDFRDYARLPVPEVASLDLNELIREVLGLYESSSAEIETTLSDTLPPVLGDATQLRQIIHNLLRNSEDALEGRGASIIHILTEAAGRYACLRISDNGPGFPVELLPRIFEPYVTTKARGTGLGLPIVKKIVEEHLGTIEISNAPEGGARIDIRLPLVKEEEAKHGNNSGR encoded by the coding sequence GTGAAGCGCCTGCTTGCTGCTGGCGGCGCATTTGCTGCTGCGCTCGGTGGAATCGTCTGGTTCCTGCTGCTGATGTCCACGGCGGCCGATACCGTTATTTTTTCGCGCAATTATCCGCTGCTGATCGGGCTCAACATCGTTTTGGCCCTGGCCATGCTCGGCCTGGTCGGCTGGCAGTTACGTTCGCTGTGGCGGGATTACCGGGCACAAGTCTTTGGCGCCCGGCTGAAACTGCGGCTGATGTTGATGTTTGGTGTCATCGCTGTGTTGCCCGGCGCGCTGGTCTATGGTGTTTCGGTCCAGTTTGTTACGCGATCGATTGAAAGCTGGTTCGATGTCCGTGTTGAAAAAGCGCTTGAATCCGGTCTGCACCTCGGTCGTTCGGCACTGGATTCATTGCTTGCCGACTTGGCGGACAAGGGACGCAGCATGGCGCTTGAACTTTCGGACCTGCAGGAAAGTTCGCGGCGCTCGGCATTGCTTCGCCTGCGTGAGGAAAAAGGCGTCCAGTCGGCTGCGCTGTTCTCCGTGGGCGGGCAATTGCTGTCCAGCGCAACCAGCGAGCTGAGCAGCCTGCTGCCCGATTTGCCGAGTCAGGCCCAACTCAAGCAGGCGCGCAGTTCGCGTGCCGTGGCGACGGTCGAGGGCGATGGCGGCAAGCTGTACTTGCGCGTGCTGGTTCCGGTGGCGGCGCGCGATGTTTTCGAAGAGCCGCGCATCCTGCAGCTGACACATTCGGTACCACCCAGCCTGGCCCAGGATGCGGATGCCGTCCAGGGCGTATATCGCGACTACCAGGAATTACAGCTGGCGCGTGAAGGGCTGACGCGGATTTACGCCCTGACGTTGACGTTGACCGTGCTGGTCGCGCTTTTTGGTGCTTTCGCCCTGGCTTACGTGATGGCCCGCCGGCTGGCTGCGCCGCTTTATATTCTGGCCGAAGGGACGCAGGCGGTGGCGCAGGGCGACTTCTCGCCACGCCAGGCGATCTACAGCGGCGACGAACTCGGGATCCTGACGCAATCGTTCAATCAGATGACCCGCCAGCTCGATGAGGCGCGCCGCGAAACCGAGCGCCATCGGGCAGAACTGGAATCGGCGCGCGGTTATCTTGAATCGATTCTGGCCAACCTGTCTGCCGGGGTATTGGTCTTTGATCGCCATTTCGTTCTGCGCACCGTCAATGAAGGCGCCTTGACCATCCTGAATGACGATTTTGTCGGCCTGATTGGCGAGGAGGTTGCCCAGTGGCCGCGCCAGAGCGTGATGGGTGAATTCATTCGCCAGCATTTCTCGGCGACGGAAGAAATCGAATGGCAGGCGCAGGTGGAACTTGAGCGCCCGAACGGCATGCCCCAGGTTTTATTGCTGCGCGGGTCACGGCTGCCAGATGCCAGCGGCGGCGGCGATGTCGTCGTTTTCGACGATGTGACGCGAATCATCGCTGCCCAGCGCAGTGCCGCCTGGGGCGAGGTGGCGCGACGTCTGGCGCACGAAATCAAGAACCCGCTGACACCGATCCAGCTGTCGGCTGAGCGCTTGCAGTTCAAACTGGCCGATAAGTTGATCAATGGCGATGCCGATATGCTGGCGCGCGGCACGCAGACCATCATCAACCAGGTTCAGGCCATGAAGCGCATGGTTGATGATTTCCGCGACTATGCGCGGCTGCCGGTCCCTGAAGTGGCTTCGCTGGATCTGAATGAGCTGATTCGCGAAGTGCTCGGGCTTTACGAAAGTTCGTCAGCCGAAATCGAAACAACCCTGTCCGATACGCTGCCCCCGGTGCTGGGCGATGCGACCCAGTTGCGCCAGATCATCCACAATCTGTTGCGCAATTCGGAAGATGCACTCGAAGGGCGGGGTGCCAGCATCATTCATATCCTGACCGAAGCGGCCGGCCGCTATGCCTGCTTGCGAATCAGCGACAATGGCCCGGGTTTCCCGGTAGAGTTGTTGCCACGGATATTTGAACCTTATGTCACGACCAAGGCGCGCGGTACCGGCCTGGGTCTGCCCATTGTCAAGAAAATCGTTGAAGAACATCTGGGCACCATTGAAATCAGCAATGCACCCGAGGGCGGCGCACGGATCGATATCCGCTTGCCCCTGGTGAAGGAGGAGGAAGCCAAGCATGGCAATAATTCTGGTCGTTGA
- a CDS encoding sigma-54 dependent transcriptional regulator, with amino-acid sequence MAIILVVDDEVGIRELLSEILIDEGYDVRLAENAGTARSIRNELRPDLVLLDIWMPDTDGISLLKEWHAAGHLNMPVVMMSGHGTIDTAVEATRFGAFDFLEKPIALQKLLSTVQKALKHDSPPLRPPLTLEAFGRSAFVKEFKRRLEQAAAKASVLLLKGATGGMAEICARTLQPPRAPWLDLSGVSSALTQEMLEKVSGGVLFVPDLAVLGKMQQMNLAFAVDRLEKLNLQLVAATVSSLGTLAESGWDSKLLARLGEVWVAMPSLAGHADELPEIAGLLLTNFVERGEVQPRRFSTGALNALRTLPWKNLPEASWTDLYALVRNLALTALEEDISADDVSRVMPREEGGNREIASLLPLLDQPLREARDAFEKLYFEHHLRLEGGNMTKLAERSGLERTHLYRKLKQLDVKLGKRNEE; translated from the coding sequence ATGGCAATAATTCTGGTCGTTGATGACGAAGTCGGAATCCGCGAACTACTGTCGGAAATCCTGATCGACGAGGGCTATGACGTGCGTCTGGCTGAAAATGCAGGGACTGCGCGCAGTATCCGTAACGAATTGCGTCCGGATCTGGTCCTTCTGGATATCTGGATGCCGGACACCGACGGTATTTCGCTGCTCAAGGAATGGCACGCGGCAGGTCATCTGAACATGCCGGTGGTGATGATGTCCGGTCATGGCACGATCGATACGGCCGTCGAAGCGACTCGCTTCGGTGCTTTCGATTTCCTCGAAAAACCGATTGCGCTGCAAAAACTGTTGTCGACCGTGCAAAAGGCACTCAAGCACGATTCCCCGCCGCTGCGTCCGCCACTGACGCTGGAGGCATTCGGGCGTTCCGCCTTCGTCAAGGAGTTCAAGCGTCGGCTGGAGCAGGCTGCGGCCAAGGCATCGGTCCTGCTGCTCAAGGGAGCGACGGGGGGCATGGCTGAAATTTGCGCGCGTACCTTGCAGCCGCCGCGTGCGCCTTGGCTCGATCTGTCCGGTGTCAGCAGTGCGCTGACCCAGGAAATGCTCGAGAAAGTCAGCGGCGGCGTGCTGTTTGTGCCGGATCTGGCCGTGCTCGGCAAAATGCAGCAGATGAACCTGGCTTTCGCGGTCGACCGGCTTGAAAAGCTCAATTTGCAATTGGTCGCTGCAACGGTCAGTTCGCTCGGTACGCTCGCGGAGTCTGGTTGGGACAGCAAATTGCTGGCCCGTTTGGGCGAGGTCTGGGTGGCAATGCCCTCGCTGGCCGGGCACGCCGATGAGTTGCCGGAAATTGCCGGTTTGCTGTTAACCAATTTTGTCGAACGCGGTGAAGTCCAGCCGCGTCGTTTTTCGACCGGTGCGTTGAACGCATTGCGCACGCTGCCCTGGAAGAACCTGCCGGAAGCCAGTTGGACCGATCTTTATGCCCTGGTTCGCAACCTCGCCCTGACGGCGCTGGAAGAGGATATCTCGGCCGATGACGTGAGTCGCGTCATGCCACGCGAGGAGGGCGGCAATCGTGAAATTGCCTCCTTGTTGCCCTTGCTCGATCAGCCTTTGCGCGAGGCGCGCGATGCCTTTGAAAAGCTGTATTTCGAGCATCATCTGCGTCTGGAAGGGGGCAACATGACCAAGCTGGCGGAGCGTTCCGGGCTGGAGCGGACGCACCTGTATCGCAAGCTGAAGCAACTCGACGTCAAGCTGGGCAAGCGCAACGAAGAATAA